The segment ACAGACCATGCCATTTACCCTGACAACAGAAAGAGGATACTCCGAATTTTGGATGATATCCGAAAGCCCACGTTCCAAAATCACAGCCTTTGCTTCAATCTCGCGGTAAACTTCCGGGTGATCTTTTAAATGGGTCAGCATCTTGTATCCCATATACATGGCCAGGGGATTGCCAGAAAGCGTACCGGCCTGATAGACTCCACCAACAGGTGACACGCAGTTCATCACCTCTCGTTTGCCGCCGTAAGCTCCAACTGGGAGTCCGCCACCGATGATTTTTCCATAACAGGTCAGATCAGCCTCCACACCAAAATAGCCGTAGGCCCCTGTAAGACCGAGTCTGAATCCTGTAATGACCTCATCGAAGATGAGCAGGGCTCCATGTTGTGTGCATAGCCTTCTAAGGGCCTCTACAAACTCCTGAGTGGCCGCCACCACGCCCATGTTTCCTGCGACAGGTTCCAGTATCACACACGCGATCTGGTCACCTTCCCTATTGAAAAGCTCACTGACCTGATCGATATCGTTGTAATCGAGCACCAATGTATCCTTCACCACATCCGCTGGTACGCCGGGGCTTGTCGGCACGCCGTAAGTGAGCGTGCCAGAGCCGCTCTTGACAAGCAGCGCATCCGAATGACCGTGATAACAGCCTTCGAACTTGACGATCTTATTTCGTCCTGTGAAACCTCTGGCAAGCCTTAGGGCGCTCATGGTCGCCTCGGTGCCCGAATTGACCATTCGAATCATCTCCACAGGCTTGATAAGTCCTGTGATCAGCTCTGCCATTTCGACTTCCATCGCAGTAGGCACGCCGTAGCTTGTGCCTTTTTTCAGCACGCTTTCAAAGCCTTCCATCAAAAGTTCAGGCGCATGCCCGAGAATCATGGGCCCCCACGACTGGATATAGTCTATGTATCGGTTTCCATCCACATCAAAAAGATAAGCGCCTTCCCCTCTTTCTGCGAAGATAGGATCCGCACCGACGGACTTAAATGCTCTTACAGGACTGTTCACGCCCCCCGGTATGACATTTTTGGCACGCTCGAATAAACTTTTAGAACTCATGATGATAAGCCTCCATATTTTTTGCCAGATATTTTGAGAAGTAAGTGATGATCAGGTCGGCGCCAGCCCTCTTAAACGCGATCATTTGCTCGTAAATCGCCCTCTCATCGACGATTCCCGTAGTCACGCCGTGATAGAGCATGGCATATTCACCGCTGACATGGTAGCACACCAGCGGAAGATCAGAAACCTCTTTCATCGAACTTAAAATGTCCAGATACATGCTTGCCGGTTTGACCATCAGCATGTCGGCACCCTCTAATGTATCGAGTTCGATCTCCCTGAGAGCGTCCCTTTTATTGTGGTAGTCCATCTGATATGCTTTACGGTCACCGAAGCTAGGCGCCGAATGCGCTGCCTCCCTGAAGGGTCCATATAGGTTCGACGCATATTTGATGGCATAGGACAAGATGTTCACCTCTTGATAACCCGACCTGTCGAGCGAGGCTCTGATCGCCCCTACCCGGCCGTCCATCATATCAGAAGGCGCCACGATGTCGGCACCCGCGACGGCATGTGAAACAGCGATGCGGCTTAAGTATTCGAGGGTCTCATCGTTTAGCACGCTTCCGTCCTCGTTTAAGATGCCGCAGTGTCCATGATCGGTATACTGGCACATGCAGACATCGGTGATCACGATCATCTCAGGGCACGCCTCTTTGATTCCCCTAATCGCTCTTTGTACTATACCTTCGTCATCATAGGCGCTTGTCGCAACAGAGTCCTTGCTTGATGGAACCCCAAACAGCAGGACAGCCCTGATGCCAAGATCGAATAGCTCGACCGCTTCTTTTTTTAGCTCATCCACAGAATAATGAAAGACTTCCGGCAGTGATCCGATCTCTTCTTTTACACCTACTCCTTCTACAGCAAAAATAGGTGCCACAAGATCATGGATGTTAAGCCGCGTTTCTCTGACAAGCTTTCTTATATTTTCGTTTTTTCTATTTCTTCTAGGTCTAATGATCATTTTTCCACCTCAAACAGTTGACTCAACCTATCCACCATTCCATCAATCGTGTAGGTCCCTGGCATATCAAACGCTTTAAAACCGAATCCCTTCAAGGTGTCACCGGTGACGGGTCCTATTGCTACCACTTTCTTTGATGACAGATAATCAAGGGCCTTGTCGCCGAGTTGATTGAAAAAATGTTTCACCGTCGATGCGCTGGTGAAGGTGATCGCATCGCAAATCGAGAGCGCCTCGATCTGATCCTCGTTCAATTCCTCAGCTACTGACTCATAAATCAGTATCTCTTCCACTTCACAAAGAGAGCCAAGACCTGTTATCAGTTCCTTTCTTGCGTTCATCGCCCTTGCCACAAGCAGCTTGTCCGCGCTTTTCAGTTGAGGCTTTAAAAGATCCACCAAGGCCTCTGTCACATATACGCTAGGGACAAGGTCGGCGATCACACCGTGGTGTTCAAGCGCTCCGGCAGTCTGTGACCCTATGGCGATAATCTTCATATCGCCTAGTGCCCGGGTATCCTTCCCCACTCTTTTAAGGCCTTCGAAAAAGTATTTCACCCCATTTTGGCTGGTAAATACAAGATGGGTGTATTCCTTGAGTGAGTTCAGCTTCACCTCTAAAGCCTCTTCATTCCTCGGAACGATCTTGATCGTAGGTACTTCAACGGCGCTAGCACCCAACGCTTTCAACTTGAAGACCAGATCGCTTGCCTGGTCTCTTGCCCTCGTGACCGCAACGGTTCTTCCAAATAGCGGCTTTGAAGTGAACCAGTCAAGGGTATCATGCGCATTTATCACTTCACCGACTGCGATCAGGCAAGGAGAGCTAAGCCCCGCAGACCTGTTCTTTTGTGTGATATCCTCAAGGGTACCGATCAGTTTTTTCTGCTTATTGTGGCTTGCCCACTGCACGAGGGCCACTGGAGTAGATGGGTCTTTGCCACCGCCCATAAGATGACCGGTGATTCGCTCGAGATTGGACAGCCCCATCAGAAACACGAGGGTTCCCTCATATTTTGCGATGGCTGCCCAGTCGTGATCAAGCTCGTCCTCTTTCAAATGACCGGTGATCACATGAAAACTCGAGGCGTAGCTCCTATGGGTGATGGGTATACCCGCATAGGCGAGGCCTCCTATAGCCGAAGTGATGCCGGGCACCACTTCAAAGTCGATCTTGTTCTCTCTTAATTTGACCCCTTCCTCACCGCCCCTGCCGAACACATAGGGATCGCCACCTTTTAGTCTGACGATATGCTTGTGAGATCCTGCAAGGTCGACAAGCAGCTGATTGATCTCATCCTGCGTCAGCGCGTGATTGGCAGCCTCTTTACCCACATAGATCTTTACGGCCGAATCACTCACAAGAGCAAGCAGTTCCGGATTAGCCAGCCTATCGTAGACGACAGCATCACACATTTCAAGCAGACGCTTTCCTTTTACAGTAATCAGTTCCGGATCTCCGCAACCCGCTCCTACCAAATATACTTTAGGATTCATTCGTTTGCATCCTTTCTTTAAGCGCATCGGCAAGTGCTTTGCCTAAGGCCTGCGCATCGCTTGGATCACCGCTCACCGTCTGTCTGACCATCACCGATCCGTCCTCGTTTCCAAATAGTCCTTCAAGGGTCAAAAGACCTTCGTCCAATGTCGCATAGGCGCCGATCGGCATATGGCATGATCCGTCGATATGCCTTAAAAAAGCTCTCTCGGCTGTAGCCTGCAGATGGGACTCTTCATGGACAAGCGAGCCTAGCAGTTTTTCCGCCTCGGTGTCCGACTCCCTTATCTGAATTCCAAGAATCCCCTGTGCCGGCGCGGGTAGCATCCACTTTGGATCGAGTACGAGATAATGCTCCCTCTCTATCCCGAGCCTGTCAAGTCCCGCTTTTGCGAGCACTATGGCGTCATACATGCCTTCATCCAGCTTTCTAAGTCTGGTATCGACATTCCCCCTGATTCCCTCGATATTCAGGTCAGGTCTGAGCGCCTTGAGCTGATACGCCCTTCTCTTGCTGCCAGTGCCTACGACAGCACCTTCTTTTAAGTCTTCAAGCGAGGTGACCTTCGTGGTTGCTATCAGTATATCTCTCGCATCCGCCCGAACAGGCGATTTTACGAATTTTAGCCCCTCTGTATCCACTCCAGGCATATCCTTTAAGGAATGGACGGCGATATCCACACACCCATTTAGGAGGTCCTCTTCGATCTCCTTCACAAAAAGACCTCGGTCACCTATCTTGTCGAGGGCTACGTTTTGAATGCGGTCCCCGGTCGTCTTGATTATCTTTATTGAGATCTTAAGCCCTTCATGATGGCTTTCCAGCTGACTTTTAACCCAGTTGGTTTGAGTAAGCGCCAGTTTGCTGCCCCTTGTTCCTATGATCAGTTCTCTAGACATTGGCTCTCCTTCATTTTTTTATACGTCTTATAGTCGATCGCAAGCAGGCGATCGAGCTGTCTTTTCTTCTCAGCCTCTTCAAGTGACAGGTATTTCTTTCTTTCCCCGGCAAGATAGGCGAGGTAGCATCCGTAATCCTCTTCAAAAAAGTTTTCCAGCTCGTTCTTTATGCGCTTGCCGACTCCGGGATAACCGCCGTTTGTCGAGACAGCCACCGTCAGCTCGCCGCGCCTCACACTAGCCATGTTGTGAAAACAGCTGTCCTCAGGTGAATCCGCTACATTGACGAGCGCCTTATTTTTAAAATGATCCACGATCCTATGATTGAAGTCCCTGTCATCTGTGCACACCACCACCATGAAATAGGCCGTATCGTCTGAAAACACATCTTCAACGGTTGGGATTCCACTGGTCTCTAAGCTTGCTTGCAAGTCGTACAGATAGACCTGGGCCCCTTCCGTTAGGAAGAGCTCGGCTTTTCGCCTGCCGACTGCACCATATCCGACAATCAAGACAGGCTTTCCTTTCACATCGATCATTATGGGTATCATATCAAGCCTCCCAGTCGCTCGAAAACAGTTTTGACAGAAGAACGACCATCTGCTCCCTTGTGGTTTCATCCTCGATCGCCTTCAGGTTCAGGATCGGATTTCGTACCACTCTTTTTAGGGCGGATTTCATCGTCTTTTCAATGACCACCATCTCATGCCTGCTGATCGTCAGCTTGGTGTTGAGGTACTCCATGGAGTCTGAATGGATGTCGTTTATCATCGTGCCTAAGTCCTTGAGCGTTTCGTGCACCTTCGTTTTTTCAAGCCACTTGAAAAGCAGGGCTACTTTCTCGCCTACAAGGGTATGGGCTTTTAGGATCAGTTCTTCTCTTTTCTTCTCGTTCTTCTTGGCTTCTGATTGTATGGTATCGATGTTGGTCAGCTCTATACCCTCAAGCTCCTTCACACGAATGTCCACATCTCTTGGTAGAGAAAGGTCTAAAATATGAAGCT is part of the Fusibacter sp. A1 genome and harbors:
- a CDS encoding bifunctional precorrin-2 dehydrogenase/sirohydrochlorin ferrochelatase; the encoded protein is MIPIMIDVKGKPVLIVGYGAVGRRKAELFLTEGAQVYLYDLQASLETSGIPTVEDVFSDDTAYFMVVVCTDDRDFNHRIVDHFKNKALVNVADSPEDSCFHNMASVRRGELTVAVSTNGGYPGVGKRIKNELENFFEEDYGCYLAYLAGERKKYLSLEEAEKKRQLDRLLAIDYKTYKKMKESQCLEN
- the hemL gene encoding glutamate-1-semialdehyde 2,1-aminomutase yields the protein MSSKSLFERAKNVIPGGVNSPVRAFKSVGADPIFAERGEGAYLFDVDGNRYIDYIQSWGPMILGHAPELLMEGFESVLKKGTSYGVPTAMEVEMAELITGLIKPVEMIRMVNSGTEATMSALRLARGFTGRNKIVKFEGCYHGHSDALLVKSGSGTLTYGVPTSPGVPADVVKDTLVLDYNDIDQVSELFNREGDQIACVILEPVAGNMGVVAATQEFVEALRRLCTQHGALLIFDEVITGFRLGLTGAYGYFGVEADLTCYGKIIGGGLPVGAYGGKREVMNCVSPVGGVYQAGTLSGNPLAMYMGYKMLTHLKDHPEVYREIEAKAVILERGLSDIIQNSEYPLSVVRVNGMVCLFFTPEVPRNYKEVATCDTSMYGKFFREMLQRGILLPPAQFEGLFLSAAHSEEDVENTLEAVGESLKVCYNK
- the cobA gene encoding uroporphyrinogen-III C-methyltransferase: MNPKVYLVGAGCGDPELITVKGKRLLEMCDAVVYDRLANPELLALVSDSAVKIYVGKEAANHALTQDEINQLLVDLAGSHKHIVRLKGGDPYVFGRGGEEGVKLRENKIDFEVVPGITSAIGGLAYAGIPITHRSYASSFHVITGHLKEDELDHDWAAIAKYEGTLVFLMGLSNLERITGHLMGGGKDPSTPVALVQWASHNKQKKLIGTLEDITQKNRSAGLSSPCLIAVGEVINAHDTLDWFTSKPLFGRTVAVTRARDQASDLVFKLKALGASAVEVPTIKIVPRNEEALEVKLNSLKEYTHLVFTSQNGVKYFFEGLKRVGKDTRALGDMKIIAIGSQTAGALEHHGVIADLVPSVYVTEALVDLLKPQLKSADKLLVARAMNARKELITGLGSLCEVEEILIYESVAEELNEDQIEALSICDAITFTSASTVKHFFNQLGDKALDYLSSKKVVAIGPVTGDTLKGFGFKAFDMPGTYTIDGMVDRLSQLFEVEK
- the hemB gene encoding porphobilinogen synthase yields the protein MIIRPRRNRKNENIRKLVRETRLNIHDLVAPIFAVEGVGVKEEIGSLPEVFHYSVDELKKEAVELFDLGIRAVLLFGVPSSKDSVATSAYDDEGIVQRAIRGIKEACPEMIVITDVCMCQYTDHGHCGILNEDGSVLNDETLEYLSRIAVSHAVAGADIVAPSDMMDGRVGAIRASLDRSGYQEVNILSYAIKYASNLYGPFREAAHSAPSFGDRKAYQMDYHNKRDALREIELDTLEGADMLMVKPASMYLDILSSMKEVSDLPLVCYHVSGEYAMLYHGVTTGIVDERAIYEQMIAFKRAGADLIITYFSKYLAKNMEAYHHEF
- the hemC gene encoding hydroxymethylbilane synthase — its product is MSRELIIGTRGSKLALTQTNWVKSQLESHHEGLKISIKIIKTTGDRIQNVALDKIGDRGLFVKEIEEDLLNGCVDIAVHSLKDMPGVDTEGLKFVKSPVRADARDILIATTKVTSLEDLKEGAVVGTGSKRRAYQLKALRPDLNIEGIRGNVDTRLRKLDEGMYDAIVLAKAGLDRLGIEREHYLVLDPKWMLPAPAQGILGIQIRESDTEAEKLLGSLVHEESHLQATAERAFLRHIDGSCHMPIGAYATLDEGLLTLEGLFGNEDGSVMVRQTVSGDPSDAQALGKALADALKERMQTNES